The window CTCGTCACGGCCGGGAAACCGCGCCGAGAGCCGAGGCTACCGAACCGAACCTGTGCGAAACGAAACCGGATCGGCGACTACTGGTAGTCGACTTCGCCTTCGCCCTCGCCGATCCACGCGCCGCGGTCGGGTTCGCGGGACTCGAGCGGGTCGATGTCCTTGTACCAGGGGACGTTCTTCAGCTGCTCCTTGTTGTAGGCGAAGTCGTCCTTCGTGTCCGCGGTGAACTCGAAGTTCTGCGTCAGCAGGATGGCGTCGACGGGGCAGACCTCCTCGCAGAGCCGGCAGTAGATGCACTGACCGACGTGGAGGTTGTACTGCTCGCCGTTGCGCTGGTCGTCGGTGACGATGTGGATGGTGTTGTTCGGG of the Halomicrobium salinisoli genome contains:
- a CDS encoding NuoI/complex I 23 kDa subunit family protein gives rise to the protein MIGVLKSMATTMKHALDGETFTVEYPETTPEVSPRFRGVHKFSQERCIWCRQCENVCPNNTIHIVTDDQRNGEQYNLHVGQCIYCRLCEEVCPVDAILLTQNFEFTADTKDDFAYNKEQLKNVPWYKDIDPLESREPDRGAWIGEGEGEVDYQ